A section of the Mycobacterium sp. 3519A genome encodes:
- a CDS encoding phosphatase PAP2 family protein — protein sequence MPDELRGEEAALVAVQSALADRPGVLAGARALSHFGEHSLGWLAISALGALLQPSRRQAWLAAGAGAFLAHAAAVLIKRVVKRERPHHPAVAVNVGTPSRLSFPSAHATSTTAASILLARTTGFPLPAVLVPPMALSRLVLGVHYPSDVLTGVAVGAVVAKTVGAVADRVGGDG from the coding sequence ATGCCTGACGAGTTGCGGGGCGAAGAAGCCGCGCTGGTGGCCGTGCAGTCGGCGCTCGCCGACCGGCCGGGGGTGCTGGCGGGGGCGCGCGCACTGTCCCACTTCGGTGAGCACAGCCTCGGCTGGCTGGCGATCTCCGCGCTCGGTGCGCTGCTGCAGCCGTCGCGGCGGCAAGCCTGGTTGGCCGCGGGTGCCGGTGCCTTTCTCGCCCATGCCGCGGCGGTGCTGATCAAGCGGGTGGTCAAGCGCGAGCGCCCGCATCACCCCGCGGTCGCGGTCAACGTCGGCACACCGAGTCGACTGAGCTTCCCGTCGGCGCACGCCACCTCGACCACCGCGGCGTCGATCCTGCTGGCACGCACCACCGGCTTTCCGCTGCCCGCGGTGTTGGTACCGCCGATGGCGTTGTCCCGCTTGGTTCTTGGCGTGCATTACCCCAGCGACGTGCTCACCGGCGTCGCGGTAGGGGCGGTGGTCGCGAAGACCGTCGGAGCCGTCGCTGACCGGGTTGGAGGAGATGGATGA
- a CDS encoding decaprenyl-phosphate phosphoribosyltransferase, producing MSEEPAPVKGPPSNVVTGLIKAIRPRQWVKNLLVLIAPVAAFGSDVKFSVEGVAVNVAIAFVAFSLAASCVYLINDARDVEADRQHPTKRFRPIAAGVVPEWLAYSVAVVLGIAALAVSLLASPNLAVVIAIYIAMQMAYCFGLKHQPVLDICIVASAYLIRAIAGGAAAGIPLSQWFLLGMTFASLFMVGGKRYAELQLAERTGAKIRKSLESYTASYLRFVWTLSATATVLCYGLWAFERDGNYASWYAVTIIPFTIAILRYAVDVDGGLAGEPEEIALKDRVLQLLAVAWIGTIGAALFLS from the coding sequence ATGAGTGAAGAACCGGCACCGGTCAAGGGCCCACCCAGCAACGTCGTGACCGGGCTGATCAAGGCGATCCGACCCCGGCAATGGGTGAAGAATCTGCTCGTCCTGATCGCGCCGGTTGCCGCGTTCGGCAGCGACGTCAAGTTCAGCGTCGAAGGCGTCGCGGTCAACGTGGCGATCGCGTTCGTGGCGTTCAGCCTCGCGGCGTCTTGCGTGTATCTGATCAACGATGCCCGCGACGTCGAAGCGGACCGGCAGCATCCGACGAAGCGCTTCCGCCCGATCGCCGCTGGCGTGGTGCCCGAGTGGCTCGCCTACAGCGTCGCAGTGGTACTCGGCATCGCCGCGCTCGCGGTCTCGCTGTTGGCCAGCCCGAACCTGGCCGTGGTGATCGCCATCTACATCGCAATGCAGATGGCCTACTGCTTCGGACTCAAACACCAACCGGTGCTTGACATCTGCATCGTCGCCTCGGCGTATCTGATCCGCGCCATCGCGGGCGGCGCCGCCGCAGGAATCCCGCTGTCGCAGTGGTTCCTGCTCGGCATGACGTTCGCCTCGTTGTTCATGGTGGGCGGCAAGCGCTACGCCGAACTGCAACTCGCCGAGCGCACCGGCGCCAAGATCCGCAAATCTCTGGAGAGCTACACGGCGTCCTACCTGCGCTTCGTGTGGACGCTGTCGGCCACCGCGACCGTCCTCTGCTACGGGCTGTGGGCCTTCGAGCGGGATGGCAACTACGCGTCGTGGTATGCGGTGACGATCATTCCGTTCACGATCGCGATCCTGCGATACGCGGTCGACGTGGACGGCGGGCTGGCAGGCGAGCCGGAGGAGATCGCGCTGAAGGACCGTGTGCTCCAACTGCTCGCCGTGGCGTGGATCGGGACCATCGGTGCCGCCCTTTTCCTCAGCTGA
- the zomB gene encoding flagellar motor control protein ZomB: MTTRVSLWIGVIAVSALYGWGAWQRRWIADDGLIVLRTVRNLLAGNGPVFNAGERVEANTSTVWTYLITLFSWIGGEVQLEYVALFLALVLSVAGVALLMLGAGRLYAPGLRGRRALLLPAGALVYIAVPPARDFATSGLENGLVLAYLGLLWWMMVAWSQALRAYPGGQQPLPRRGAPQPTTNAVSGLFDGTLAFVAGLSVLVRPELALVGGLALIMMLVAARGWRRRLLIVVAGGLLPVGYQIFRMGYYGLLYPSTAIAKDASGSKWAQGFVYLTNFNRPYLLWAPAILLAGLGLVTLVTKGRPWWIRRGTPPGYSWLARRVQSPSAVVIFILVSGLLQGIYWIRQGGDFMHGRVLLTPIFCLLAPVAVIPMALPDGARMPRGPAYLFAGATGVLWLAVAVWSLWAANSPGLGADATRVTYTGIVDERRFYSQATGNPHPLTAADYLDYPRMRAVLTALDNTPDGALLLPSGNYDQWDVVPAVPPPPDMPPELRKKYKGPHTVFFTNLGMLGMNVGLDVRVIDQIGLANPLAAHTARLLDGRIGHDKNLFPDWAVAEGPFLPMPPFIPAYLDEDWVAQAKAALKCPATDSMLNAIRSPMSLRRFVSNLLHAAEFSSYRIDRVPLYELKRCGLPVPPPSAPPYTGMPATGP, encoded by the coding sequence ATGACCACCAGGGTCAGCCTGTGGATCGGCGTGATCGCCGTGTCCGCGCTCTACGGCTGGGGCGCATGGCAGCGGCGCTGGATCGCAGACGACGGGCTGATCGTGCTGCGCACCGTGCGAAACCTGTTGGCCGGCAACGGCCCGGTGTTCAATGCGGGCGAACGCGTCGAGGCCAACACCTCGACCGTCTGGACCTACCTGATCACGCTGTTCAGCTGGATCGGCGGCGAAGTGCAACTGGAGTACGTGGCGCTGTTCCTCGCGCTGGTGCTCAGCGTCGCGGGCGTCGCGCTGTTGATGCTCGGCGCGGGCCGGTTGTACGCGCCAGGCTTGCGCGGCCGACGCGCGCTGCTGCTGCCCGCGGGCGCGCTGGTGTACATCGCGGTGCCGCCCGCGCGGGACTTCGCCACCTCGGGACTCGAAAACGGGCTGGTACTGGCCTATCTGGGCCTGCTGTGGTGGATGATGGTGGCCTGGTCGCAGGCTCTGCGCGCCTACCCCGGCGGGCAGCAACCGCTGCCACGCCGCGGTGCACCGCAGCCGACGACCAACGCGGTCAGCGGATTATTCGACGGCACACTGGCTTTCGTCGCCGGATTGAGCGTGCTGGTGCGCCCCGAACTGGCGCTGGTCGGCGGGCTGGCGTTGATCATGATGCTCGTCGCGGCCCGCGGTTGGCGCCGTCGACTGCTGATCGTCGTGGCCGGCGGCCTCCTGCCGGTCGGCTATCAGATCTTCCGGATGGGCTACTACGGCCTGCTCTATCCCAGCACCGCGATCGCCAAGGACGCGTCGGGATCCAAATGGGCGCAAGGCTTTGTATACCTGACCAACTTCAACCGGCCGTATCTGCTGTGGGCGCCCGCCATCCTGCTCGCCGGCCTCGGCCTGGTCACCCTGGTAACCAAGGGCAGGCCGTGGTGGATCCGCCGGGGCACCCCACCTGGCTACAGCTGGTTGGCCCGTAGGGTGCAAAGCCCTTCGGCGGTAGTCATTTTCATTCTCGTCAGCGGACTGCTGCAGGGCATCTACTGGATCCGCCAGGGCGGTGACTTCATGCACGGCAGAGTGCTGCTCACCCCCATCTTCTGCCTGCTGGCACCGGTGGCGGTGATTCCGATGGCGTTGCCCGATGGCGCCCGAATGCCCCGTGGCCCAGCCTATTTGTTCGCGGGCGCGACCGGTGTGCTGTGGTTGGCCGTCGCGGTGTGGTCGTTGTGGGCGGCCAACTCACCTGGACTAGGCGCCGACGCCACCCGGGTCACCTATACCGGCATCGTCGACGAGCGGCGGTTCTACTCTCAGGCCACCGGCAACCCGCACCCGCTGACCGCCGCCGACTATTTGGACTATCCGCGGATGCGGGCTGTGCTCACCGCGCTGGACAACACCCCCGACGGCGCGCTGCTGCTGCCGTCGGGCAACTATGACCAGTGGGACGTGGTGCCCGCCGTCCCACCGCCGCCCGATATGCCTCCCGAGCTTCGCAAGAAGTACAAGGGCCCGCACACAGTGTTTTTCACCAACCTCGGCATGCTCGGCATGAACGTGGGGTTGGACGTGCGGGTGATCGACCAGATCGGTCTGGCAAATCCGCTGGCGGCGCATACGGCGCGCCTGCTCGACGGTCGCATCGGGCACGACAAGAACCTGTTCCCGGACTGGGCGGTGGCCGAAGGACCGTTCCTGCCGATGCCGCCGTTCATCCCGGCCTACCTCGATGAGGACTGGGTCGCGCAGGCCAAGGCCGCGTTGAAGTGCCCCGCCACCGACTCGATGCTCAACGCGATTCGCAGTCCGATGAGCTTGCGTCGGTTTGTATCGAATTTGCTGCACGCCGCGGAGTTCAGCAGCTACCGGATCGACCGGGTGCCGCTCTACGAGCTGAAACGCTGCGGGCTGCCTGTGCCGCCGCCGTCGGCGCCACCCTACACGGGCATGCCTGCCACCGGACCGTGA